From the Theileria equi strain WA chromosome 4 map unlocalized gcontig_1105316255041, whole genome shotgun sequence genome, one window contains:
- a CDS encoding hypothetical protein (encoded by transcript BEWA_045480A) — MYYKLICECAECNSVLLQIGAVNVLVNVPLKILRKCAKARNLQAASHSPDGCADEGANSGAVNAKSAPEAKIKAKTGLKTEHQNWHSDVYSAFGCFEIHVIVANTARGLEGLDLLGEFYSLRDTHVVCTRPAYTLANLAEELNEGSSDSTGHSISENQALLDRFRKGISFKGSPAANGQEALRPRKPLITDRDLIESGNVHAVSYNEDVELDIATDLVSSVVSVATRAQDLHEAYNRKHLEHKSRIGKLDPNNARKFITRLVIRGFASGFSLGSANWVITHSDSQVSVAIIGPSTISFNAEHCKGLDYDILKAADYFVVLDSACSFVPVGAVDIWNEQKPHPLQETLEKVCTEAMSSELPVLLPVDIYSEHIFHILNALCDGLQKTTSFIYCVGESMVHLFEFVEKCTEWSNMQDFIRSFQTEDTEDLEILHPLHRIEDIRERGLLYVGNTLDGVKSDFKTPFILVLSVHRGSPMLDYIRTCMERGGYKLIIVDEGMAALLNEDLQDEGASHDWEFTSTFRLDYRADAMEVLPMIPESRTVITSNRLHTFHPNAKFAPTYFVPAEAKFTGFLKGKIKTEDVKRLLLPKLRKVKGIDAQIALVQADVSKSIITLQDTEDIMMIDSCTDTSEEGMESARMDAPAQDSPGNKRPIFFGTFSVYELAKFLESRGYSDLQVSDSEYPKKIWNDDFVITLEGPQKTSIETTDETHRKNIMQGLQQVLSAV, encoded by the coding sequence ATGTACTATAAGCTTATTTGTGAGTGTGCTGAATGCAACAGCGTACTGCTGCAGATTGGCGCCGTAAATGTCCTCGTGAATGTGCCACTGAAGATTCTACGGAAATGTGCAAAGGCCAGGAATTTGCAAGCTGCGAGCCATTCACCTGATGGATGTGCGGATGAGGGAGCTAATTCCGGCGCTGTGAACGCCAAAAGTGCTCCGGAGGCGAAGATAAAGGCCAAGACAGGACTGAAGACTGAGCATCAAAACTGGCACTCGGACGTCTATTCAGCGTTCGGTTGCTTCGAGATTCACGTCATTGTGGCAAATACAGCGCGGGGACTCGAGGGACTGGACCTCCTTGGGGAATTCTACAGCCTCAGGGACACACACGTCGTCTGCACACGACCGGCCTACACGCTGGCGAACCTTGCGGAGGAGCTCAACGAGGGGAGCTCAGACTCTACGGGCCATAGCATCTCGGAAAACCAGGCCCTGCTGGACAGATTCCGCAAGGGGATCTCGTTCAAGGGTTCACCTGCCGCTAATGGGCAAGAGGCTCTCAGGCCCAGGAAGCCGCTCATTACGGATAGGGACCTTATAGAGAGTGGAAACGTGCATGCAGTGTCGTATAACGAGGATGTGGAACTGGACATTGCGACGGATCTAGTCTCCAGTGTGGTATCGGTGGCGACGAGGGCACAGGACCTCCACGAAGCCTACAACAGGAAACATTTGGAGCACAAGTCAAGAATCGGAAAACTCGACCCAAACAACGCCAGAAAGTTTATAACCAGACTTGTAATCCGCGGTTTTGCCAGCGGATTCTCACTGGGATCCGCCAACTGGGTCATCACTCACAGCGATTCCCAGGTCAGTGTGGCCATAATTGGACCCTCAACAATCTCCTTTAATGCAGAACATTGCAAAGGACTCGATTATGACATTTTAAAGGCCGCCGACTACTTTGTGGTTCTGGACAGTGCATGTTCATTCGTCCCCGTGGGAGCGGTTGACATATGGAATGAGCAAAAGCCACACCCGCTGCAGGAAACGCTGGAAAAGGTGTGCACTGAAGCCATGTCCTCGGAACTTCCGGTACTGCTCCCGGTGGACATTTACTCTGAgcacatttttcatattttaaacgCACTCTGTGATGGACTGCAAAAGACAACTAGCTTCATTTACTGCGTGGGAGAGAGCATGGTGCATTTGTTTGAGTTTGTGGAAAAGTGCACGGAATGGTCAAACATGCAGGATTTCATCCGCTCGTTCCAAACGGAGGATACAGAGGATCTCGAGATTCTACACCCACTCCACAGGATTGAGGATATAAGGGAAAGGGGACTCTTGTACGTTGGAAATACTTTGGATGGCGTCAAGTCTGACTTCAAGACTCCATTCATACTCGTTTTGAGTGTCCACAGAGGCTCACCCATGCTGGACTATATCAGGACTTGCATGGAGCGAGGGGGCTACAAGCTCATCATAGTGGATGAGGGGATGGCTGCCCTGCTTAATGAGGATTTACAGGATGAAGGAGCATCGCACGACTGGGAGTTTACGAGCACATTTCGCCTAGACTACAGGGCAGACGCCATGGAGGTTTTACCAATGATCCCAGAGAGTAGGACGGTAATCACATCAAACAGGCTCCATACATTCCATCCCAATGCCAAGTTTGCACCGACATACTTTGTGCCAGCTGAAGCCAAGTTTACAGGGTTCCTAAAGGGGAAGATTAAAACGGAGGATGTGAAGCGACTTTTGCTACCAAAGTTGAGGAAAGTAAAGGGAATTGATGCACAAATCGCACTTGTGCAGGCTGACGTTTCCAAGAGCATAATCACTCTGCAAGATACGGAGGATATCATGATGATTGATTCATGCACTGATACGTCTGAGGAGGGCATGGAGAGTGCAAGAATGGACGCCCCTGCACAAGATTCTCCGGGTAACAAACGACCGATCTTCTTTGGAACCTTTAGTGTGTACGAGCTCGCAAAATTTCTAGAGTCTAGAGGGTACAGCGATTTGCAAGTCTCAGATTCTGAATACCCCAAAAAAATATGGAACGACGACTTTGTAATCACACTAGAAGGTCCACAAAAGACAAGTATAGAAACAACAGACGAAACTCATCGCAAAAATATAATGCAGGGCCTCCAACAAGTACTATCTGCAGTTTAA
- a CDS encoding hypothetical protein (encoded by transcript BEWA_045440A) — protein sequence MDEGVTIDISKHSGSGGQAQKDDSKGYYYTSSSGGRVNLTDEWYPDPEGTYRKLTHGLKGEYKIGNIKEVTPQNGFPSLDKYSSVSVFFWSEDSTCSTPLLIQLGDGDTSVYYTSAAGNSNWTNVSISEGNFRKEPNKQNCIRNKAHTFNISEKNGYQCPNCTGISILIISQHEDNYDYYAHYVLASRLGSFSTTSFKDDKNWQLGLPSVKNVQSISVYWTKSGGKPLLIHYEQGFHERSWFRRNTTDGSTWSEIGKADPNLPEHTSDDGKIKKLLEEASYYPLIIPDLFMPADAHYPDGNMSINITVRNAPLGNGYWKYKHSLRGGLFKLKGVEHNGNVLDGITPPDYILGSITAFYQGDDPYSLKNLIMVELEKRGTASNDYLYYIRQENSQNSWTLLGRQEKTGKLENDELTNQLNQLKNELNLGADEDVHPSADPQKQVIINAVGGTVGGLVVAGALVALVKVFWPAIVASFSAL from the coding sequence ATGGATGAAGGCGttactatagacattaGTAAACATTCTGGAAGTGGAGGACAAGCCCAAAAGGATGATAGTAAAGGATATTATTATACTAGTTCAAGCGGTGGAAGAGTTAATCTTACGGATGAATGGTACCCTGACCCAGAAGGGACTTATAGAAAGTTAACACATGGTCTGAAAGGGGAATATAAAATAGGGAATATTAAGGAAGTAACCCCTCAGAATGGATTTCCTAGCCTAGATAAATATTCCAGTGTCTCGGTATTTTTTTGGTCAGAAGATAGCACTTGTAGTACACCCTTGCTAATTCAACTTGGTGATGGAGATACCTCAGTCTACTATACATCAGCTGCTGGGAATAGTAACTGGACCAATGTAAGTATAAGTGAAGGCAATTTCAGGAAAGAACCTAACAAGCAGAACTGCATCAGGAACAAAGCCCACacttttaatatttcaGAAAAGAATGGTTACCAATGTCCCAATTGTACCGGCATAAGCATCTTAATAATATCCCAACATGAAGATAATTATGATTATTATGCGCATTATGTTTTGGCTTCTAGACTTGGATCCTTTTCTACCACCAGTTtcaaggatgataaaaattGGCAACTTGGACTTCCATCAGTTAAAAATGTCCAATCTATATCAGTTTATTGGACTAAGTCCGGTGGCAAACCTCTCCTAATACACTATGAACAAGGTTTTCATGAAAGGTCTTGgttcagaagaaatactACTGATGGAAGCACTTGGAGTGAGATTGGAAAGGCGGATCCAAATCTACCAGAACATACTTctgatgatggtaaaataaAGAAGCTTCTTGAAGAGGCTTCTTATTATCCATTAATCATTCCAGATTTATTTATGCCTGCTGATGCACACTACCCGGATGGAAATATGAGCATCAATATAACTGTGAGAAATGCTCCACTTGGTAATGGCTATTggaaatataaacattctTTGAGAGGTGGACTCTTTAAGCTAAAGGGAGTTGAACATAATGGTAACGTACTTGATGGCATAACACCTCCAGATTATATCCTTGGGAGTATAACCGCTTTTTATCAGGGAGATGATCCTTATTCTCTGAAAAACCTTATAATGGTTGAGTTAGAGAAAAGAGGTACTGCTAGTAATGACTATCTATATTACATAAGGCAAGAAAATAGTCAAAATAGCTGGACTCTTCTTGGGAGACAAGAAAAGACAGGTAAATTAGAGAACGATGAACTTACCAACCAACTAAACCAGTTGAAGAACGAACTTAATCTTGGTGCAGACGAAGACGTACATCCCTCTGCAGATCCCCAAAAACAGGTCATCATAAATGCAGTTGGAGGAACTGTGGGAGGACTTGTAGTGGCTGGAGCTTTAGTTGCTCTAGTCAAGGTATTTTGGCCTGCAATTGTGGCATCTTTTTCCGCTCTATAG
- a CDS encoding hypothetical protein (encoded by transcript BEWA_045470A), producing the protein MTGDVVYELSLRIKKKCGKNGKKCSCPGNDTIPGLTAKKEDSIENVVGFVSYIHYSKKEFRVLKSIGNDDEEPNVESYQEVKRVKSVAVYYWEKDERKPLLIEVETSTGKEYYYKYRKNEKEADDRPNAWKLDPTSGGTSLQALLNERNVGINNVFPLNLSDPTKPLDVQSDVAKKIGVELANNTTQPPGTNYTVTRYKLNGQDGTKFSVAMIGKEKANGVDIPEGEITDFKVYLSPSGAGTTPVMVSFKLKSGGSKWYYSQGGNGTQWGEDAGSSEFYLKGSKDNSISTLTEKFTRKLDGFACSYRNYVTINLTKGGTSQISYCCRCHGKDKGGKVSVTPVTVRCNRHSKSNPIPYFKHEITGETKIAAIIFQDNVNKTRKIITLDGPSFPISDIRSVYAFYCVSDPKLIYLQPPGNWFRKKDISGGGNDNEVWTQVPSLQDITPNELSENTECKKYNDLVKALRSAGCKDHGQCADTQSGGGGSGLGPEAGATQFPTSHPSTTTAPTVAAPGAQTNDRGSESSIWSFDSLTSTVGDFYEKAVSPFTELKSTLDGLPSKLAVEVMRAAPSLANLLAIATHAIVEAQKGENVPTPTAAKATNPSSTSGESHTGPTADSLSNSP; encoded by the coding sequence atgaccGGGGATGTGGTATATGAACTCAGTTTACGgataaagaaaaaatgtGGAAAGAACGGAAAAAAATGTAGTTGCCCAGGTAATGATACCATACCCGGCTTAACAGCCAAGAAGGAGGATAGTATTGAAAATGTTGTCGGTTTTGTTTCATATATTCATTACAGTAAAAAGGAATTCAGAGTACTCAAAAGTATAGGTAATGATGATGAGGAGCCGAATGTTGAAAGCTACCAAGAAGTTAAAAGGGTCAAGAGTGTTGctgtttactactgggagAAGGATGAAAGAAAACCTCTTCTTATTGAAGTAGAGACTAGTACTGGAAAGGAATACTATTATAAATACagaaagaatgaaaaggaagctGATGATAGACCAAATGCGTGGAAATTAGATCCCACTTCTGGTGGAACATCCTTACAGGCTTTGTTGAATGAGCGGAATGTAGGCATAAATAATGTTTTCCCCCTTAATCTCAGCGATCCCACGAAGCCTCTGGATGTGCAGTCAGACGTTGCAAAGAAGATAGGAGTAGAACTTGCCAATAATACTACTCAACCTCCTGGTACCAACTATACTGTTACAAGGTACAAGCTAAATGGTCAAGATGGTACCAAGTTTTCCGTAGCAATGATTGGCAAGGAAAAGGCAAATGGTGTCGATATTCCAGAGGGTGAAATTACTGATTTCAAGGTTTATTTATCACCAAGCGGTGCAGGTACTACACCTGTTATGGTTTCATTTAAATTAAAGAGTGGAGGCTCTAAGTGGTACTATAGTCAAGGTGGAAATGGTACTCAATGGGGAGAAGATGCTGGGTCCAGTGAATTTTATCTCAAAGGCTCTAAAGATAATTCAATATCCACTCTCACAGAGAAGTTTACTAGGAAGTTAGATGGATTTGCTTGCTCATACCGGAATTATGTCACTATTAATCTCACAAAAGGTGGAACATCTCAGATTAGTTATTGTTGCCGTTGTCATGGTAAAGACAAGGGTGGAAAAGTCTCCGTCACTCCTGTGACAGTTCGTTGTAATAGACATTCTAAATCAAACCCTATTCCCTACTTCAAACATGAAATTACCGGTGAAACAAAGATTGCTGCTATTATATTTCAAGATAATGTTAATAAAACTAGGAAGATTATAACTTTAGATGGACCGTCATTTCCAATCTCTGATATAAGAAGTGTCTACGCCTTCTACTGCGTAAGTGATCCAAAACTGATATACCTCCAACCTCCAGGGAACTGGTTCAGGAAGAAAGATATTTCTGGTGGTGGTAATGACAATGAAGTGTGGACACAAGTTCCAAGTCTCCAAGACATAACACCAAATGAGTTAAGTGAGAATACAGAATGCAAGAAATATAATGATCTTGTGAAAGCACTAAGAAGTGCCGGATGTAAAGACCATGGACAGTGTGCTGATACCCAATCTGGAGGTGGTGGTAGTGGACTAGGCCCTGAAGCTGGTGCTACTCAATTTCCTACTTCACAtccttctactactactgcTCCTACTGTTGCTGCTCCTGGAGCTCAGACTAATGATAGAGGAAGTGAAAGTTCTATTTGGTCATTTGATTCGCTTACCTCTACAGTTGGAGATTTTTATGAAAAAGCAGTTAGCCCTTTTACCGAGCTTAAATCAACTCTTGATGGTCTACCCAGCAAACTTGCTGTAGAAGTTATGAGGGCAGCTCCTAGTCTGGCTAATCTTCTTGCTATAGCTACTCATGCTATAGTTGAAGCACAAAAGGGTGAAAATGTTCCTACTCCTACTGCTGCTAAAGCTACTAATCCGTCTTCTACTTCTGGAGAATCTCATACTGGTCCCACTGCTGATTCTCTATCTAACAGTCCCTGA
- a CDS encoding hypothetical protein (encoded by transcript BEWA_045450A), giving the protein MPPSINIRNKCPNGEQGDHQIGNCKCYGSFKAYLRNLNTNHDGPKYRVCRHKSNRIPRINSLKYGGGVLTDLNGNGLTTEHTEITEVYTYYSPTYDTGDDWNIEKPLLLIIKEHGSTQYHWYENTAESNTKWNAIPSVDTQFNGGLTPTPEFREKLIKLTCDLYNLHIVDIHAKDNYRCACGEKNVTIVPVESERSTDDGYTKYKHEYGKGTRSIRYGEVEIKDEDGGSLPLDSNHTRELFVYYWDKDKERTKPLLMEVYVRGFTEKPVPVANNGKEDNSEWQMILDYSNFELKGEKLEEQLKEQKCKLFKPVVIDVSFHRTGEYYDIECKKEKCPGKVKVTSVPLPGLTDYTAWRHTYENDGEKTFTVTGFTDGSGMDPDELTIWDVKEVLVFLPDCPKLGAEDTEAPFIIRVSTGNGYAYMWSNNSCRNGGKQELEEILGSKGQNTASGLKTIHTLEYDEEEEELDAVKTAAHQGTQADEAQHPPPPLPADGAGVNLGQELWDDITTTAASVLGESIVAGAAGLYATSEIIRETLPLALQMADTVVTAEAEALPTPAEQDRGQNGVQREEVPAADLSDQVPDTESETKILLQGTPVAQMAEDAIDGEREKQMTALFNSLSSLPDGYPIVGPGPQPPHHIGVDGDPIVIATTIPKSADVQEFPTDPFPRPILSSSPLQPSGVEGYPLPRPRSKGFPIPFASINPPHLPLSSGGPGSPIAPFATYGLGVVDLDEYGTTMRGYTSKVEEWDETLPIPPIFETFETVPFQDPADVFVQAYTKFTTGDVPEGGKQVVSALSQQLDATSSETQHSNQSNIVTGVHSGTSTVAGTQPGDGAGGSARAEKAAETVATGSVLWTAFGSTSCTPDLIILLGSLRRPLG; this is encoded by the coding sequence ATGCCTCCAAGCATAAATATAAGAAACAAATGTCCAAATGGAGAACAAGGTGACCACCAAATTGGAAACTGTAAATGTTATGGTAGTTTCAAGGCATATTTGAGAAATTTAAACACCAATCATGATGGTCCAAAATACAGGGTATGTCGTCATAAGAGTAACAGAATACCAAGGATCAATAGTTTAAAATATGGTGGAGGAGTTCTTACTGATTTAAATGGAAATGGACTTACCACTGAACATACTGAGATAACGGAAGTATACACTTACTATAGCCCAACTTATGACACTGGTGATGATTGGAATATAGAGAAGCCTCTTCTGCTTATAATCAAAGAACACGGCAGCACACAGTATCACtggtatgaaaatactgCTGAATcaaatacaaaatggaaTGCGATACCAAGTGTAGATACACAATTTAATGGTGGACTCACCCCAACTCCAGAATTTAGAGAGAAACTCATTAAACTCACCTGTGATCTCTACAATCTTCATATCGTCGACATTCATGCAAAAGATAATTATAGATGTGCATGCGGTGAGAAAAATGTCACAATTGTTCCTGTTGAATCGGAAAGAAGTACTGATGATGGATATACTAAATACAAGCACGAGTACGGTAAAGGTACTAGGTCAATTAGGTATGGTGAGGTTGAGattaaagatgaagatggtggATCCCTTCCACTTGATAGTAATCACACTCGTGAACTCTTCGTCTATTACTGGGACAAAGACAAGGAGCGTACAAAACCCCTGTTAATGGAGGTATATGTTCGAGGTTTTACTGAAAAACCCGTTCCAGTTGCTAATAATGGAAAGGAAGATAACAGTGAGTGGCAAATGATCCTTGATTATAGTAATTTTGAACTCAAAGGTGAGAAACTTGAGGAACAGCTTAAAGAACAAAAatgcaaacttttcaaaccaGTTGTCATAGATGtctcattccatagaaCTGGGGAATATTACGACATAGAATGTAAGAAGGAAAAATGTCCTGGTAAAGTTAAAGTTACCAGCGTTCCTCTACCTGGGTTAACAGATTATACTGCTTGGAGGCACACCtatgagaatgatggagaaaagaCCTTTACCGTAACTGGTTTCACTGATGGATCAGGTATGGATCCGGATGAACTGACAATATGGGATGTTAAAGAGGTACTAGTTTTCTTGCCGGACTGTCCGAAACTTGGCGCTGAAGATACTGAAGCACCTTTTATAATCCGTGTTAGCACTGGGAATGGATATGCTTATATGTGGTCCAATAACTCTTGTCGGAATGGTGGTAAGCAGGAGCTGGAGGAGATACTAGGAAGTAAGGGTCAAAATACGGCAAGCGGTCTTAAAACTATTCACACTCTAgaatatgatgaagaagaggaagaactaGACGCTGTTAAAACTGCTGCTCATCAAGGCACTCAAGCTGATGAAGCTCAACATCCTCCTCCACCTCTTCCTGCTGATGGAGCCGGAGTAAACCTTGGTCAAGAACTATGGGATGATATAACTACAACTGCTGCTTCTGTACTAGGTGAGTCTATTGTAGCTGGTGCAGCTGGACTGTATGCTACTAGTGAGATTATCAGAGAAACACTTCCACTAGCTCTTCAAATGGCTGATACTGTTGTTACTGCTGAAGCCGAAGCGCTTCCTACACCTGCTGAACAAGACCGtggacagaatggagttcaacgtgaaGAGGTTCCAGCtgctgacttatctgaccaggttcctgatacagagtctgagaccaagattctcctacaaggtactccAGTGGCTCAGatggctgaagatgctattgATGGTGAAAGGGAAAAACAGATGACTGCCCTTTTTAATAGTCTATCTAGTTTACCTGATGGATACCCTATTGTCGGACCTGGACCTCAACCACCTCATCATATCGGTGTTGATGGAGATCCTATTGTTATTGCTACTACTATTCCTAAGTCTGCTGATGTTCAAGAATTTCCTACTGATCCATTTCCTAGACCTATTCTATCATCATCACCCCTTCAACCTAGCGGTGTTGAAGGATATCCTCTTCCTAGACCTAGATCTAAAGGATTTCCTATTCCCTTTGCTTCTATTAATCCAcctcatcttcctctttctaGTGGTGGTCCAGGATCTCCTATTGCTCCCTTTGCTACATATGGCTTAGGGGTTGTTGACTTGGATGAATATGGTACTACTATGCGTGGATATACCTCTAAAGTTGAAGAGTGGGATGAGACTCTCCCTATTCCTCCtatttttgaaacatttgagACTGTTCCTTTTCAAGATCCTGCTGACGTATTTGTACAAGCTTATACTAAATTTACTACTGGTGATGTTCCTGAAGGAGGTAAACAAGTTGTCTCTGCACTTTCTCAACAACTTGATGCCACATCTTCTGAAACTCAACATTCCAACCAGTCTAATATAGTTACTGGTGTTCATAGTGGAACTTCTACTGTCGCTGGAACTCAACCTGGAGACGGAGCTGGAGGATCTGCTCGAGCTGAAAAGGCTGCTGAAACTGTTGCTACCGGTtctgtactatggacagcGTTTGGCTCTACCTCTTGTACGCCTGATCTAATTATACTCTTGGGAAGTCTAcggagacccttgggttag
- a CDS encoding choline/ethanolamine kinase, putative (encoded by transcript BEWA_045430A) translates to MVSECLSPNTLMSNATAASSYMVRVDDSDELKDICIKYVPFWNKFGHGDLQVHKITSAMTNRVYKVQVIEPRKDSLGAHKVLLRLVYPDELVSFDLDHQNEVLELLSSYEFSPRLVAAFPGGRIEQWLDGYILCTGSLQNISLLTSIATILGNFHRIVSMVAKESWSRRPIVERTVERWLPHVKVAVQQRGLDVDVDKLYRAFDIYQKVIAKHAETSQSFSNKVVFCHNDLHLKNIVATYTGLHFIDFDYAGFNYAGYDVANFFAEMLFCHVDQPPSFKIDESLELSKDLKVLFASVYLSAATGSNVLPSDSETIDGFLKSVEIHTLGPMLFWSLWGILLAARPDADSDDFDYLAYSKVKFSLFEKVLEESGLGYAL, encoded by the coding sequence ATGGTCTCTGAATGTCTGTCTCCGAATACTCTGATGAGCAACGCCACCGCGGCCAGCAGTTACATGGTCCGAGTTGATGACTCTGACGAGTTGAAGGACATTTGTATAAAGTACGTCCCGTTCTGGAACAAGTTTGGCCATGGGGACCTCCAGGTCCACAAGATCACGAGTGCAATGACAAACAGGGTCTACAAGGTCCAGGTGATTGAACCCAGGAAGGACTCGTTGGGGGCACACAAAGTATTGCTGAGGCTCGTATACCCGGATGAGCTTGTCTCCTTCGACCTGGACCACCAAAACGAAGTGCTTGAACTGCTGAGCTCCTATGAGTTCTCTCCCAGACTTGTGGCGGCGTTTCCGGGAGGACGCATAGAGCAGTGGCTGGACGGGTACATACTCTGTACGGGCTCCTTGCAGAACATTTCGTTACTCACATCCATTGCGACAATCTTGGGCAACTTTCACAGAATTGTTAGCATGGTCGCCAAAGAGTCCTGGAGCAGGAGGCCGATAGTCGAGAGGACAGTTGAGCGGTGGCTCCCACATGTTAAAGTGGCTGTGCAGCAGCGTGGACTGGATGTTGATGTGGACAAATTATACAGGGCATTTGATATCTACCAGAAGGTGATTGCTAAGCACGCCGAGACGTCGCAGTCCTTCTCCAACAAGGTCGTCTTTTGCCACAATGACCTGCATCTCAAGAACATTGTAGCGACCTATACCGGACTACACTTTATCGATTTCGACTATGCCGGCTTCAATTATGCCGGGTATGATGTCGCCAACTTTTTCGCGGAGATGCTATTCTGCCACGTGGACCAGCCGCCGTCCTTTAAGATCGATGAATCACTTGAGCTCTCCAAGGACCTCAAGGTCCTCTTTGCCAGCGTATATCTCTCTGCAGCCACTGGATCAAATGTGCTACCATCTGACTCTGAGACTATTGACGGGTTTCTGAAATCAGTCGAGATTCACACCCTGGGACCCATGCTCTTCTGGTCACTTTGGGGCATCCTCCTGGCCGCTAGACCCGATGCGGACAGTGATGATTTCGACTATCTCGCATACAGCAAGGTCAAGTTTAGTctctttgaaaaggtgCTGGAGGAAAGCGGACTGGGATACGCTCTCTAG
- a CDS encoding hypothetical protein (encoded by transcript BEWA_045460A), producing MGDGAEAKRALFYSLERAHAIDFLAKVEEQKARMEKDTSDGTVCLKFYPKVGTYFDKVMANAKTVWEASEEEKCVFLSERRVNPNKLLRIVVKTPKLTRRLYYLNHGDTWTSIPGSDYFKKVSFARNPGKPNHKPVKPTEKRRNLVDVVLDEDAQEKENEADEEQYGEVGSITVSGGIVTINLMPMGSPAPEEQPTRGAQESPRVPAGEEHREEEREDGAHAELNDSDTSVENGVPTEENEKEGEAESGEDKEEKEGNSRDLSTIKLDESKVDSTLFDVQVGDYQGVPTLNCTAKEGVEVTQLVYDGQVIWEADGPQFCPSATFYFTSDDPFGVVFKYTAEDKDTRCFRQFSGGAWRPVDRAQFEKSLNEDLSL from the coding sequence ATGGGCGACGGCGCAGAGGCCAAGAGGGCCCTGTTCTACTCCCTGGAGAGGGCCCACGCAATCGACTTTCTGGCAAAGGTGGAGGAGCAAAAGGCTCGGATGGAAAAGGACACCAGCGACGGCACCGTCTGCCTCAAGttttatccaaaagtaGGAACGTACTTTGACAAGGTGATGGCAAACGCTAAGACCGTCTGGGAAGCCAGCGAGGAAGAAAAGTGCGTCTTCCTCAGCGAGAGACGTGTCAACCCGAACAAGCTCCTGAGAATAGTAGTAAAGACCCCAAAGCTGACGAGAAGACTCTACTACCTCAACCACGGAGACACGTGGACCAGCATACCGGGAAGCGACTACTTCAAAAAGGTGAGCTTTGCCAGGAACCCGGGGAAGCCTAACCACAAGCCAGTGAAGCCGACTGAGAAGAGACGCAACCTGGTGGACGTTGTCTTGGATGAAGACGCCCAAGAGAAGGAGAACGAAGCGGATGAAGAACAGTACGGCGAAGTCGGAAGCATCACCGTCTCTGGCGGAATCGTTACCATCAACCTCATGCCCATGGGATCACCGGCTCCCGAAGAACAGCCCACAAGGGGCGCTCAAGAGTCCCCTAGAGTACCTGCTGGTGAAGAGCATAGGGAGGAAGAACGAGAAGATGGAGCCCATGCGGAATTGAATGATTCAGACACATCCgtggagaatggagtaCCCACTgaggagaatgaaaaggaggGTGAAGCTGAGAGTGGAGAGgacaaagaggaaaaggaaggCAATTCTCGCGATTTGTCAACGATAAAACTTGACGAGTCCAAGGTGGACTCTACTCTCTTTGATGTACAAGTGGGAGATTACCAGGGAGTGCCGACACTAAACTGCACCGCCAAGGAGGGTGTAGAGGTGACTCAACTCGTTTACGACGGCCAGGTGATATGGGAAGCCGATGGACCCCAATTCTGCCCATCAGCCACCTTTTACTTTACAAGTGACGACCCCTTTGGCGTCGTTTTCAAGTATACAGCCGAAGACAAGGACACCAGATGCTTCCGTCAGTTTTCAGGTGGCGCATGGCGTCCCGTGGATAGAGCACAGTTTGAAAAGAGTCTCAACGAGGATCTCTCTTTATAG